From Salinirubellus salinus, the proteins below share one genomic window:
- a CDS encoding RPA family protein, with protein MMSAEIPSREVARRAFAGEFNDASYTFRESDDERAPIYLLLPTGERANRVFVVGTLTEKENIGEESEYWRGRVVDPTGTFFAYAGQYQPEAAATLREIEPPAYVAIVGKPRTYEPEDGDGVLVSIQPESVSVVDAATRDRWVVETAERTLDRIEAFDAETNEYAAMAEERYDLPVETYRDKVIAALESLEEGDAEPEPEIEA; from the coding sequence ATAATGAGTGCCGAGATCCCCTCCCGCGAGGTCGCCCGACGGGCGTTCGCCGGGGAGTTCAACGACGCGAGCTACACGTTCCGCGAGTCCGACGACGAGCGTGCACCCATCTACCTGCTGCTCCCGACCGGGGAGCGTGCCAACCGCGTGTTCGTGGTCGGCACCCTCACCGAGAAGGAGAACATCGGCGAGGAGTCCGAGTACTGGCGCGGCCGCGTGGTCGACCCCACGGGGACGTTCTTCGCCTACGCCGGGCAGTACCAGCCCGAAGCGGCCGCGACCCTCCGCGAGATCGAGCCGCCGGCCTACGTCGCCATCGTCGGCAAGCCCCGGACCTACGAGCCGGAGGACGGCGACGGCGTGCTGGTGTCCATCCAGCCCGAGTCCGTGAGCGTCGTCGACGCCGCCACCCGCGACCGTTGGGTGGTCGAGACGGCCGAGCGCACGCTCGACCGCATCGAGGCGTTCGACGCCGAGACCAACGAGTACGCCGCGATGGCCGAGGAGCGCTACGACCTCCCGGTCGAGACGTACCGCGACAAGGTCATCGCGGCGCTGGAGTCCCTCGAGGAGGGCGACGCCGAACCGGAGCCGGAGATAGAGGCCTGA
- a CDS encoding replication factor A (Replication protein A protects and stabilize the intermediate ssDNA that is generated by the unwinding action of a DNA helicase at the replication fork. In addition, SSBs prevent the formation of secondary structures by single-stranded template DNA.) yields the protein MSDLDTTASEIHAQFSDKIDGLTEEDVRSRLDTLVNEYRVPLDEARRSVRSTYLDEAGLDRDELGGGGDNETILVGDVDEDEQWIDVRVTVADLWEPRSDSISQVGLVGDESGTIKFVAFETSELPKLEEGKSYALSNVVTDEYQGNYSIKLNRTTGITELDEEIEVGDDSTVVEGALVDIQSGSGLIKRCPEEGCTRVLQNGRCSEHGEGEGEFDLRIKGVLDDGDDVHELIFDREATEALTGIGLEQAKEMAMDALDTTVVADEMRTKVLGTYYRVTGPTLGRYVLANETEELTGAVDAEATLIRARSI from the coding sequence ATGAGCGATTTAGATACGACTGCGTCCGAGATACACGCGCAGTTCTCGGACAAGATAGACGGACTGACCGAGGAGGACGTCCGCTCGCGGCTGGACACCCTCGTCAACGAGTACCGGGTCCCGCTGGACGAAGCACGCCGGAGCGTCCGCTCCACCTACCTCGACGAGGCCGGGCTGGACCGCGACGAACTCGGCGGCGGCGGTGACAACGAGACGATACTCGTCGGCGACGTCGACGAGGACGAACAGTGGATCGACGTCCGCGTCACGGTCGCGGACCTCTGGGAACCCCGCTCCGACAGCATCTCGCAGGTCGGACTCGTGGGCGACGAGTCGGGCACCATCAAGTTCGTCGCGTTCGAGACGAGCGAACTCCCGAAACTCGAGGAGGGCAAGAGCTACGCCCTATCCAACGTCGTCACCGACGAGTACCAGGGGAACTACTCCATCAAACTGAACCGGACCACGGGCATCACCGAACTGGACGAGGAGATTGAGGTCGGCGACGACTCGACCGTCGTCGAGGGTGCGCTCGTCGACATCCAGTCCGGGTCGGGGCTCATCAAGCGCTGCCCGGAGGAGGGCTGTACCCGCGTCCTCCAGAACGGCCGCTGCTCCGAGCACGGCGAGGGCGAGGGCGAGTTCGACCTCCGAATCAAGGGGGTGCTCGACGACGGCGACGACGTCCACGAGCTCATCTTCGACCGCGAGGCCACCGAGGCGCTGACCGGCATCGGGCTGGAACAGGCCAAGGAGATGGCGATGGACGCGCTGGACACGACCGTCGTGGCCGACGAGATGCGGACGAAGGTGCTCGGCACCTACTACCGCGTCACCGGGCCGACGCTGGGACGGTACGTGCTGGCCAACGAGACGGAGGAACTGACCGGCGCCGTGGACGCCGAGGCGACGCTGATCCGAGCGAGGTCGATATAA
- a CDS encoding alpha/beta fold hydrolase, producing MASDRTDEFVVVDGTELHYSAWGETGAPPVVCVHGLSRVGRDFDFLAAELADEYRVLCPDMPGRGLSEWAAEGEADDLYTGSRMTELLAGFFDELGIEEARYVGTSMGGQLGMGLAAGPLRERLSHLVLNDVGPTPAEDEAAQEGIDRIVEYLTDPPSFEQLTDLEAFYRETYATFSPMTDAEWRVFTVGSARRTPDGEFAPAYDPRVVEPLLTEETAHDPWAVWESIETPTMVLKGERSDILADETFERMQATRDVEAHEYDCGHAPSLNVPEQNDPIRRFLAE from the coding sequence ATGGCATCCGACAGGACCGACGAGTTCGTCGTCGTGGACGGGACCGAACTGCACTACTCCGCGTGGGGCGAGACGGGCGCTCCGCCCGTGGTCTGCGTCCACGGTCTCTCGCGCGTGGGTCGGGACTTCGACTTCCTCGCGGCGGAACTGGCCGACGAGTACCGCGTGCTCTGCCCGGACATGCCGGGCAGGGGGCTGAGCGAGTGGGCCGCCGAGGGCGAGGCCGACGACCTCTATACCGGGAGCCGGATGACCGAGCTACTGGCGGGGTTCTTCGACGAACTGGGTATCGAGGAGGCCCGGTACGTCGGCACGTCGATGGGCGGACAGCTGGGGATGGGACTCGCCGCCGGGCCGCTCCGCGAGCGGCTCAGTCATCTCGTCCTAAACGACGTGGGACCGACGCCAGCGGAGGACGAGGCGGCGCAGGAGGGCATCGACCGCATCGTCGAGTACCTCACCGACCCGCCGTCGTTCGAGCAACTCACCGACCTGGAGGCGTTCTACCGCGAGACCTACGCCACGTTCTCGCCGATGACGGACGCCGAGTGGCGGGTGTTCACCGTCGGGTCGGCGCGCCGCACACCGGACGGGGAGTTCGCCCCCGCCTACGACCCGCGCGTGGTCGAGCCACTCCTGACCGAGGAGACGGCCCACGACCCGTGGGCCGTCTGGGAGTCGATCGAGACGCCGACGATGGTGCTGAAGGGCGAGCGCTCGGACATCCTCGCCGACGAGACGTTCGAGCGGATGCAGGCGACCCGTGACGTGGAGGCCCACGAGTACGACTGCGGGCACGCGCCGTCGCTGAACGTCCCCGAGCAGAACGACCCGATTCGGCGGTTCCTCGCCGAGTGA
- a CDS encoding DUF7091 family protein, with protein MGNRRRLKWLLRTKLRSAGRQIEEARQQYRDGVASAKSGLPRDERGRAKVVCRRYAEKRAVSLDDASRPHCFDPDSVDCRGCVEDIREGVVETWE; from the coding sequence ATGGGCAATCGGCGCCGGCTGAAGTGGCTCCTCCGCACGAAACTGCGGTCTGCGGGCCGGCAAATCGAGGAGGCGCGCCAGCAGTACCGCGACGGCGTGGCGAGCGCGAAGTCCGGGCTCCCGCGCGACGAGCGGGGCCGCGCGAAGGTCGTCTGTCGCCGCTACGCGGAGAAGCGGGCCGTCTCGCTCGACGACGCCTCCCGACCACACTGTTTCGACCCCGACTCCGTCGACTGTCGGGGGTGTGTCGAGGACATCCGAGAGGGTGTCGTCGAGACGTGGGAGTGA
- a CDS encoding DUF7289 family protein, whose amino-acid sequence MYDSIPVGDEGSERGQAGVLGFALLIGIVAVGVTTVLLVGGAGLADTQERVEVKQATQTMTLIDSQASTVALGENPVQSVSVDGIKRSGTLQAEATGRLVVETDDGTTYVDQELGTLFYRNEGGEVVAYQGGGVWRGTGTESRMISPPEFHYRDGTLTLPIVVVNPDTSGASGDGRVTFTPNGSSLSLAPGVIENEILTITITSDYYVAWGGYFEQRVDGVTVEYDHPADTVEITLAELDIDGDYTTGVVAAGDVTAENGNPNIESEVLTSGTVTGDVNCDAGTGSDCITEGSSIDNTPLDMAIDRLMADSEANDPEVNLDDGGTLDDDGTGDDVSYYAEGFVTSDTVTFDLTDGNVTLFVDGNVGLDGGSIRVENGEDTNHYAKVFTNGDFAMRGGTASVTVESDNATRFQMFGTSEMHFNLGQSNNPGYVGTVYAPRNEPADGDNDLVGTGSFNSAKCNTDADFCMGKGSGTFRGAVNAGPFSVHQSTDFVYADELEGFEPSLPTGAVLPPPITFLHVSANRIDVTGVPGSEDVSLQTATPTPDSDDDGDTDSDGDGDSDSDDDSDADSDAPSVESLTVTPDGAKFDITADLSDPSGDSDQLEEVDISIVRKKNDKVKYEKTITISGDSGSISHKTTELSNEKEYEITVTVSDSDGGDSASSTETETTCHKNNGC is encoded by the coding sequence GTGTACGATTCGATACCGGTGGGCGACGAGGGGTCCGAGCGCGGACAGGCGGGGGTGCTGGGGTTCGCTCTACTCATCGGTATCGTCGCCGTCGGTGTGACGACCGTCTTGCTCGTCGGTGGGGCCGGCTTGGCCGACACTCAGGAGCGCGTCGAGGTCAAACAGGCCACCCAGACAATGACGCTGATCGACTCGCAGGCGTCGACCGTCGCGCTCGGCGAGAACCCGGTCCAGTCGGTGTCGGTCGATGGGATCAAGCGCTCCGGTACCCTCCAGGCGGAGGCGACCGGCCGTCTCGTCGTGGAGACGGACGACGGGACCACCTACGTCGACCAGGAGCTCGGGACGCTGTTCTACCGCAACGAGGGCGGTGAGGTCGTCGCCTATCAGGGTGGTGGCGTCTGGCGGGGCACGGGCACCGAGAGTCGGATGATCTCGCCGCCGGAGTTCCACTACCGCGATGGGACGCTCACGCTCCCGATAGTGGTGGTCAACCCGGACACGTCGGGCGCGAGCGGTGACGGTCGCGTCACGTTCACGCCCAACGGGAGCAGCCTCTCGCTCGCCCCCGGCGTCATAGAGAACGAGATCCTGACCATCACCATCACCAGCGACTACTACGTCGCCTGGGGTGGCTACTTCGAACAACGGGTCGACGGCGTCACCGTCGAGTACGACCACCCGGCGGATACCGTCGAGATAACGCTCGCCGAACTCGACATCGACGGCGACTACACGACGGGTGTGGTCGCGGCCGGCGACGTCACGGCCGAAAACGGGAACCCGAACATCGAATCCGAGGTCCTCACGAGCGGAACGGTGACCGGCGACGTGAACTGTGATGCGGGTACGGGAAGCGACTGCATCACGGAGGGTTCCAGTATCGACAACACGCCACTCGACATGGCCATCGACCGACTGATGGCCGACTCGGAGGCGAACGACCCGGAGGTGAACCTCGACGACGGTGGGACGCTCGACGACGACGGGACTGGCGACGACGTCTCGTACTACGCCGAGGGGTTCGTCACGAGCGACACCGTCACGTTCGACCTCACCGACGGGAACGTCACGCTGTTCGTCGACGGCAACGTCGGCCTCGACGGAGGGAGCATCCGAGTCGAGAACGGCGAGGATACGAACCACTACGCGAAGGTGTTCACCAACGGGGACTTCGCGATGCGGGGCGGAACGGCGAGCGTGACCGTCGAGAGCGACAACGCCACCCGGTTCCAGATGTTCGGAACCAGTGAGATGCACTTCAACCTGGGTCAGAGCAACAACCCGGGCTACGTGGGGACGGTGTACGCGCCCCGGAACGAGCCGGCCGACGGCGATAACGACCTCGTAGGCACCGGGTCGTTCAACTCCGCGAAGTGCAATACCGACGCCGACTTCTGCATGGGCAAAGGGAGCGGGACGTTCCGCGGCGCGGTCAACGCCGGACCTTTCTCCGTCCACCAGAGTACGGACTTCGTGTATGCCGACGAACTCGAGGGGTTCGAACCCTCGCTGCCGACCGGCGCGGTGCTGCCGCCGCCGATCACGTTCCTCCACGTCTCGGCCAACCGGATCGACGTCACTGGTGTGCCGGGGAGCGAGGACGTGAGCCTGCAGACGGCGACGCCGACACCGGACTCGGACGACGACGGCGACACCGATTCGGATGGCGACGGCGACTCCGACTCGGACGACGACAGTGACGCCGACTCGGACGCCCCATCGGTCGAGTCACTCACCGTCACGCCCGACGGCGCGAAGTTCGACATCACGGCCGACCTGAGCGACCCGAGCGGGGATAGTGACCAACTCGAGGAGGTAGACATCTCCATCGTCAGGAAGAAAAATGACAAAGTGAAGTACGAGAAGACAATCACCATCTCTGGCGACAGTGGTTCCATCAGCCACAAGACGACGGAGCTGAGCAACGAGAAGGAGTACGAAATTACAGTGACGGTCTCCGACTCGGACGGAGGGGACAGCGCCTCGAGCACCGAGACGGAGACGACCTGCCACAAGAACAACGGCTGCTAG
- a CDS encoding enoyl-CoA hydratase/isomerase family protein: MADDAVLLDVDDDGVATLTLNRPDNRNALSEPVSSGIVEKLDELEDRNDARCLVVTGSGGSFCAGGDVNSMMELMSDVVPLHEAVRRIQDQTSRAIQRVHDFYLPTVAKIDGFAYGAGANLALACDLQVMNEEAFVSFGFRQVGLGVDTGTSYFLPRAVGSNTAKELVFTGENVDAERAVDIGLVNHAFPAETFEEDVAAFVEEIASGPTVALRASKQALARGFERSIDDAMAFEAAAQAAVFESDDHVEGATAFMEKRSPEFEGK, from the coding sequence ATGGCAGACGACGCGGTCCTACTGGACGTGGACGACGACGGTGTGGCGACGCTCACCCTGAACCGACCGGACAACCGGAACGCCCTCTCCGAGCCGGTCTCCTCGGGTATCGTCGAGAAACTCGACGAACTCGAGGACCGGAACGACGCACGCTGTCTGGTGGTCACCGGCTCCGGCGGGTCGTTCTGTGCCGGCGGCGACGTGAACTCCATGATGGAACTGATGTCCGACGTGGTGCCGCTGCACGAGGCAGTCCGTCGCATCCAGGACCAGACCTCCCGTGCCATCCAGCGGGTCCACGACTTCTACCTCCCGACGGTGGCGAAGATCGACGGGTTCGCGTACGGTGCCGGGGCGAACCTCGCGCTCGCCTGCGACCTGCAGGTGATGAACGAGGAGGCGTTCGTCTCCTTCGGCTTCCGGCAGGTCGGGCTCGGCGTCGACACCGGGACCTCCTACTTCCTCCCGCGGGCCGTCGGCTCGAACACCGCGAAGGAACTCGTGTTCACCGGCGAGAACGTCGACGCCGAGCGGGCCGTCGACATCGGCCTCGTGAACCACGCGTTCCCGGCCGAGACGTTCGAGGAGGACGTCGCGGCGTTCGTCGAGGAGATCGCGAGCGGCCCCACAGTCGCCCTGCGTGCCTCGAAGCAGGCGCTCGCCCGTGGCTTCGAGCGCTCCATCGACGACGCGATGGCGTTCGAGGCCGCCGCGCAGGCCGCCGTCTTCGAGAGCGACGACCACGTCGAGGGCGCGACGGCGTTCATGGAGAAGCGTTCGCCGGAGTTCGAGGGGAAGTAG
- a CDS encoding ABC transporter ATP-binding protein, with the protein MSSDSGSSSGEGPSAPAGTAGGSQTDSYGPDDGILVTDGLTKRFGGLVAVDDLSFAVQEQEILGFIGPNGAGKSTTFNCITGVYPPSDGTVWYRGEDVTGTPFHEMVAGGMARTFQSFRPLEDRTVVENVQISLVPNKLFSTSGLRGGTRARAVELCERVGLGESMHKMPDALPHADMIRLEMGRAMATDPDLLLVDEPFAGLAGQEVEGLSKLMTELRDDGMTLVVVDHNMRGLLSLIDRAIVINFGSKIAEGTPDEIRNDKTVQEAYLGSEAE; encoded by the coding sequence ATGAGTTCGGACTCCGGGTCCTCGAGCGGCGAGGGACCGAGCGCCCCCGCCGGGACGGCCGGTGGGAGCCAGACCGACTCCTACGGCCCGGACGACGGTATCCTCGTCACGGACGGGCTGACCAAGCGGTTCGGCGGTCTCGTGGCCGTCGACGACCTCTCGTTCGCCGTGCAGGAACAGGAGATACTCGGCTTCATCGGCCCGAACGGGGCGGGGAAGTCGACGACGTTCAACTGCATCACGGGGGTCTACCCGCCCTCGGACGGCACCGTCTGGTACCGCGGCGAGGACGTCACGGGGACGCCGTTCCACGAGATGGTCGCCGGCGGGATGGCCCGCACGTTCCAGTCGTTCCGGCCGCTGGAGGACCGGACCGTCGTCGAGAACGTCCAGATCTCGCTCGTCCCGAACAAGCTGTTCTCCACCTCCGGGCTCCGTGGCGGCACGAGGGCCCGGGCGGTAGAACTGTGCGAACGGGTTGGCCTCGGTGAGTCGATGCACAAGATGCCGGACGCGCTCCCCCACGCCGACATGATCCGGCTGGAGATGGGTCGCGCGATGGCGACGGACCCGGACCTCCTGCTGGTCGACGAGCCGTTCGCCGGACTCGCCGGGCAGGAGGTCGAGGGGCTCTCGAAGCTCATGACCGAACTCCGTGACGACGGGATGACGCTCGTCGTCGTCGACCACAACATGCGGGGCCTGCTCTCGCTCATCGACCGGGCCATCGTCATCAACTTCGGCTCGAAGATCGCCGAAGGGACGCCCGACGAGATCCGGAACGACAAGACCGTCCAGGAAGCGTACCTCGGCAGCGAGGCCGAGTAA
- a CDS encoding branched-chain amino acid ABC transporter permease, with amino-acid sequence MSGETESTMTEEPSEDGSLFELVDPREMGTLQRLGVLALLGLAVFAPIGVILGRELMVLQLTGAFIFATYVMTWDVVSGYTGEISFGHALFFGVGAYTSAIVNTQLELSLFVTIPIGVVAATLAGLLIGFPSLRLHGPYFSLITLVTPIILISMLVFASDITGGASGLTGIDVLTRDTIISYYLAFGVFAFALVLFLAITRSDAGTVLTAIREDEMAVQAAGLNPQKFKLFAFVLSGAVGGLAGAIALHTRVLGGVASPSDLLALVLSIEVIVAAILGGMGTITGAAIGGLMFYMTVRFLRALPDFGVPLLETLTGAVADSYFLIFALLALVFLFYVPEGALPRIAQYVKGRQSRAAVAADGGRTPAESAIAKFVSQLRELVGLEGGDER; translated from the coding sequence ATGTCGGGAGAGACCGAATCCACGATGACGGAGGAACCGAGCGAAGACGGCTCGCTGTTCGAACTCGTCGACCCGCGCGAGATGGGGACGCTCCAGCGACTGGGCGTGCTCGCCCTGCTCGGGCTCGCCGTGTTCGCTCCCATCGGCGTCATCCTCGGCCGCGAACTGATGGTGTTACAGCTGACTGGGGCGTTCATCTTCGCCACCTACGTGATGACCTGGGACGTCGTCTCGGGCTACACGGGCGAGATATCGTTCGGCCACGCGCTGTTCTTCGGCGTCGGGGCCTACACCAGCGCCATCGTGAACACACAGCTGGAACTGTCGCTGTTCGTCACCATTCCAATCGGGGTGGTCGCGGCGACGCTCGCCGGCCTGCTCATCGGGTTCCCCTCGCTGCGCCTGCACGGGCCGTACTTCTCGCTCATCACGCTGGTGACACCCATCATCCTCATCTCGATGCTGGTGTTCGCCTCGGACATCACCGGCGGTGCCTCGGGACTGACGGGCATCGACGTCCTCACGCGTGACACCATCATCTCGTACTACCTCGCGTTCGGCGTGTTCGCGTTCGCGCTGGTGCTGTTCCTCGCGATCACCCGCTCGGATGCGGGGACGGTGTTGACGGCGATCCGTGAGGACGAGATGGCGGTGCAGGCCGCGGGGCTGAACCCGCAGAAGTTCAAACTGTTCGCGTTCGTCCTCAGTGGGGCCGTCGGCGGTCTCGCGGGGGCGATCGCGCTGCACACGCGCGTGCTCGGTGGGGTCGCCTCTCCGTCGGACCTGCTGGCGCTCGTCCTCTCCATCGAGGTCATCGTCGCGGCTATCCTCGGCGGGATGGGGACCATCACCGGCGCGGCCATCGGCGGCCTGATGTTCTACATGACGGTCCGCTTCCTGCGGGCGCTCCCGGACTTCGGAGTGCCGTTGCTGGAGACGCTGACCGGCGCCGTTGCAGACTCGTACTTCCTCATCTTCGCCCTGCTCGCGCTCGTGTTCCTGTTCTACGTGCCCGAGGGGGCACTCCCGCGTATCGCCCAGTACGTGAAGGGACGGCAGTCGCGAGCCGCAGTCGCGGCCGACGGCGGGCGGACGCCCGCGGAGTCGGCCATCGCGAAGTTCGTCTCGCAGCTGCGTGAACTGGTCGGGCTCGAGGGAGGTGACGAGCGATGA
- a CDS encoding branched-chain amino acid ABC transporter permease: MASVSIATVVVNVLLLGALYSLVAIGFTLIFGVGGVLNLAHGASITLGAYSAYYAVQFGLGIYAGAVVALLVPAVFNLALYKGIIKPVGDNPVAVLILTLVMTLVVEQVFLAIAGAQAVTIPGFVTGQVPVLGGIEANRVLGFVLSWVLIGGLFFFVNRTKTGQAVLATSMSKKGSALVGIDPDRTYTYTWLIAGALAGVAGLFLGSFQSLTPLMGRNPLLLSFAIVVLGGLGSIRGSVIGAYFISLLDQLTIFYVSERLAGLAGLVVLVVVLLVRPQGLFGRELAEG; encoded by the coding sequence ATGGCATCCGTATCCATCGCGACAGTCGTTGTGAACGTCCTACTGCTCGGCGCGCTCTACTCGCTCGTCGCCATCGGGTTCACCCTCATCTTCGGTGTCGGTGGGGTCCTGAACCTCGCGCACGGCGCGAGTATCACGCTGGGGGCGTACTCGGCGTACTACGCCGTCCAGTTCGGCCTCGGCATCTACGCAGGTGCCGTGGTCGCCTTGCTCGTCCCGGCCGTGTTCAACCTCGCCCTGTACAAGGGGATCATCAAACCGGTCGGGGACAACCCCGTGGCCGTGCTGATACTCACCCTGGTGATGACCCTCGTGGTAGAGCAGGTGTTCCTCGCCATCGCGGGGGCACAGGCCGTCACCATCCCGGGATTCGTCACGGGGCAGGTGCCTGTCCTCGGCGGTATCGAGGCCAACCGCGTGCTCGGGTTCGTCCTCTCGTGGGTGCTCATCGGCGGCCTGTTCTTCTTCGTCAACCGGACGAAGACGGGACAGGCCGTCCTGGCCACCTCGATGTCGAAGAAGGGGTCCGCGCTGGTCGGGATCGACCCGGACCGCACCTACACGTACACGTGGCTCATCGCCGGCGCGCTGGCCGGTGTCGCCGGCCTGTTCCTCGGGTCGTTCCAGAGCCTGACGCCGCTGATGGGTCGGAACCCCCTGTTGCTCTCGTTCGCCATCGTCGTCCTCGGCGGGCTCGGCTCCATCCGCGGGTCGGTCATCGGGGCCTACTTCATCAGCCTGCTCGACCAGCTCACTATCTTCTACGTGAGTGAACGACTGGCTGGACTGGCGGGGCTGGTCGTGCTCGTCGTCGTACTGCTCGTCAGACCACAGGGCCTGTTCGGCCGCGAACTCGCGGAGGGATAG
- a CDS encoding ABC transporter substrate-binding protein, which yields MVNNGKPKGVASGVDRRSFLKATGAGSATVALAGCTETITGGGGGDGGIPDTITIGAMGPADAPFGDSILKSAQLAADEMNENGGIAGADVEVLTRDTMDQPSTARTGYQELTSTEGAHATVGIFGSEQLLALMPEFASAETVHLTAGAASTEAPALVADDYETNKYWFRVGPVNSVFLLEAMIQYAGSQFEAMGWETVAVLAEDYKWTEPITSDIESRLVDEVGVDVVDVRRVASGTEDFTPVYDQLEASDIDGAFTALAHTGTNSLVQWAQQQRPFGYGGIHVPTQLPSFYSATQGAAISTFSQTTATPTSEITDKTIPYAEAFNEANDGYPVYTGYSAYDAMYMLKEAIESAESVNSDDLVTELENISYTGTAGNIEFFGQDGEFPHDVRFGEDYTTGVFFQWQADSEGNGVQEVLWPDNLATGEYVPAPWNQ from the coding sequence ATGGTTAACAATGGAAAGCCGAAGGGCGTCGCGAGCGGTGTCGACCGCCGCTCGTTCCTGAAGGCGACTGGTGCGGGCAGCGCCACGGTGGCGCTGGCTGGGTGTACAGAGACGATAACTGGCGGCGGTGGCGGCGACGGCGGTATCCCCGACACTATCACCATCGGTGCGATGGGGCCAGCCGACGCCCCGTTCGGTGATTCGATCCTCAAGAGCGCACAGCTCGCGGCAGACGAGATGAACGAGAACGGCGGGATCGCGGGCGCCGACGTCGAGGTACTCACGCGCGACACGATGGACCAGCCCTCGACCGCGCGGACGGGCTACCAGGAGCTGACGTCGACCGAGGGGGCACACGCCACGGTCGGTATCTTCGGCTCCGAGCAGTTGCTCGCGCTCATGCCGGAGTTCGCCAGTGCAGAGACGGTCCACCTGACCGCAGGGGCGGCCAGCACCGAGGCCCCGGCACTCGTCGCCGACGACTACGAGACGAACAAGTACTGGTTCCGGGTGGGGCCGGTGAACTCCGTGTTCCTCCTCGAGGCGATGATCCAGTACGCCGGTTCCCAGTTCGAGGCGATGGGCTGGGAGACCGTCGCGGTCCTCGCGGAGGACTACAAGTGGACGGAGCCGATCACGAGCGATATCGAGAGCCGCCTCGTCGACGAGGTCGGCGTCGACGTCGTCGACGTGCGCCGGGTCGCCTCCGGGACCGAGGACTTCACGCCGGTCTACGACCAGCTCGAGGCGTCCGACATCGACGGGGCCTTCACCGCACTCGCACACACGGGGACGAACTCGCTGGTCCAGTGGGCCCAGCAACAGCGGCCGTTCGGCTACGGCGGCATCCACGTCCCGACCCAGCTGCCGTCGTTCTACTCGGCGACACAGGGGGCGGCGATCTCCACGTTCTCACAGACCACGGCGACTCCCACGTCCGAGATCACCGACAAGACCATCCCGTACGCCGAGGCGTTCAACGAGGCCAACGACGGCTACCCGGTGTACACCGGATACAGCGCGTACGACGCGATGTACATGCTCAAGGAGGCCATCGAGAGCGCCGAGTCGGTGAACTCCGACGACCTCGTGACGGAACTCGAGAACATCTCCTACACCGGCACGGCGGGGAACATCGAGTTCTTCGGCCAGGACGGTGAGTTCCCGCACGACGTTCGCTTCGGCGAGGACTACACCACTGGCGTGTTCTTCCAGTGGCAGGCCGACTCCGAGGGCAACGGTGTCCAGGAGGTGCTCTGGCCCGACAACCTGGCGACCGGAGAGTACGTCCCGGCCCCCTGGAACCAGTAA
- a CDS encoding SDR family NAD(P)-dependent oxidoreductase — MTEHAVDERFDLTGRTAVVTGGGRGIGRAIALGLADAGADVVPTARTESDLEPVVAGVEERGGESALLTCDVADADDVDALFEAVEAELGPVDVLVNNAGINPANALGTPDRVDQDAWDLVTDVNLGGAFACARAAAPNLEETGGCVVNVASVGGLVGLPRQHPYVASKHGLVGLTKSMAIDWAPDVRVNCVAPGYVATDLTEDLTENEELRASIEERTPLDRFAEPEEVAAPVVFLASDAAAYVTGTTLAVDGGWTAR, encoded by the coding sequence ATGACCGAACACGCAGTGGACGAGCGGTTCGACCTGACCGGCCGGACGGCCGTGGTGACGGGCGGTGGACGCGGTATCGGACGGGCCATCGCACTGGGCCTCGCGGACGCCGGTGCCGACGTGGTACCCACGGCGCGCACGGAGTCCGACCTCGAACCCGTCGTCGCGGGCGTCGAGGAGCGGGGCGGCGAGAGCGCCCTCCTCACCTGCGACGTGGCCGACGCCGACGACGTGGACGCGCTGTTCGAGGCCGTCGAGGCCGAACTCGGTCCCGTCGACGTCCTCGTGAACAACGCGGGTATCAACCCCGCGAACGCGCTCGGGACGCCCGACCGTGTCGACCAGGACGCGTGGGACCTCGTGACCGACGTGAACCTCGGTGGGGCGTTCGCGTGTGCGCGGGCGGCGGCCCCGAACCTCGAGGAGACGGGTGGGTGTGTCGTGAACGTCGCCAGCGTCGGCGGGCTGGTCGGCCTGCCGCGCCAGCACCCCTACGTCGCCTCGAAACACGGGCTCGTGGGGCTGACGAAGTCGATGGCCATCGACTGGGCACCGGACGTGCGGGTGAACTGCGTGGCGCCGGGCTACGTCGCCACCGACCTGACCGAGGACCTCACCGAGAACGAGGAACTGCGCGCGTCCATCGAGGAACGGACGCCGCTGGACCGGTTCGCCGAGCCGGAGGAGGTGGCCGCCCCGGTCGTCTTCCTCGCCAGCGACGCGGCCGCCTACGTCACGGGGACGACACTCGCCGTCGACGGCGGGTGGACCGCTCGCTGA